Proteins encoded by one window of Acidimicrobiales bacterium:
- a CDS encoding type II secretion system F family protein has protein sequence MTDLSGVVLLGGMWGLLLGGVVDRVVWRVGARHVVPVGRLVGIGRGFALRGRRTRARRDADVVEQLPDVVDLLRLTTLAGLPVGRALAAIRDRPGGPVGRAIHEAATQLDRGAATAEVLPHLTAMCGTTLRSFVDALVDHDRYGTPLGPALDRLAVESRLRRRRHSEESARRLPVLLLFPLVLTTLPAFLLLAIVPLMAGSFSSLRL, from the coding sequence ATGACGGACCTGTCGGGGGTGGTGTTGCTCGGGGGGATGTGGGGGTTGCTGCTCGGGGGTGTCGTCGACCGGGTGGTGTGGCGGGTTGGCGCGCGGCACGTGGTTCCCGTGGGGCGGCTGGTGGGGATCGGTCGTGGGTTTGCGTTGCGGGGGCGGCGGACCCGGGCGCGGCGGGACGCCGACGTGGTCGAGCAGTTGCCGGATGTCGTCGATCTGCTGCGGCTGACGACCCTGGCCGGGCTGCCCGTGGGGCGGGCGCTGGCCGCCATCCGTGATCGGCCGGGTGGGCCGGTCGGCCGGGCCATCCACGAGGCCGCGACGCAGCTCGACCGAGGTGCCGCGACCGCCGAGGTCTTGCCGCACCTCACAGCCATGTGCGGCACCACGCTGCGCAGCTTCGTCGACGCCCTGGTCGACCACGACCGCTACGGCACCCCGCTCGGCCCGGCCCTCGACCGGCTGGCCGTCGAGAGCCGGCTGCGCCGCCGACGCCACTCCGAGGAGTCGGCGCGGCGGCTGCCGGTCCTCCTGCTCTTCCCCCTCGTCCTGACCACGCTGCCGGCCTTCCTGCTGCTGGCCATCGTCCCGCTGATGGCCGGCTCGTTCTCCTCGCTCCGCCTCTGA
- a CDS encoding HAD-IB family hydrolase: protein MEAAFFDLDKTVIAKASMVAFSGPLHQAGLLPRRLMLRAAWGQLVYAQFGASPEKLAKLRDSVLRLTRGWDHSEISAIVRETLEQVVEPIVFDEALELIRWHQAEGRKVFIVSASPEEIVAPLARYLGVDEALATRAELDDEGRYTGRTELYCYGPEKVTVIRAAAQRDGIDLTRSYAYSDSATDLPMLEVVGIPSVVNPDRELLRAAKERDWEILRFTRRARLRDRVPMPAPRHAAIGGGAVLLLVGAGVTARWLWDRRQPSRPARAPATGSLRPNEPSWWRQLPGRRGR from the coding sequence GTGGAGGCGGCCTTCTTCGACCTCGACAAGACGGTCATCGCCAAGGCGTCGATGGTCGCCTTCAGCGGCCCGCTGCACCAGGCGGGTCTTCTGCCCCGCCGTCTGATGCTCCGCGCCGCCTGGGGCCAGCTGGTCTACGCCCAGTTCGGGGCCTCGCCCGAGAAGCTGGCCAAGCTGCGCGACTCGGTGCTGCGCCTCACCCGCGGTTGGGACCACTCGGAGATCAGCGCCATCGTCCGGGAGACGCTGGAGCAGGTCGTCGAGCCCATCGTGTTCGACGAGGCGCTGGAGCTGATCCGCTGGCACCAGGCCGAGGGGCGGAAGGTCTTCATCGTCTCGGCGTCGCCGGAGGAGATCGTCGCCCCCCTGGCGCGCTACCTCGGCGTGGACGAGGCGCTGGCCACCCGCGCCGAGCTGGACGACGAGGGTCGCTACACCGGCCGCACCGAGCTGTACTGCTACGGCCCCGAGAAGGTCACGGTCATCCGGGCCGCCGCCCAGCGCGACGGCATCGACCTGACCAGGTCGTACGCCTACAGCGACTCGGCCACCGACCTGCCGATGCTGGAGGTCGTGGGGATCCCGAGCGTGGTCAACCCCGACCGCGAGCTGCTCCGAGCCGCGAAGGAGCGCGACTGGGAGATCCTGCGCTTCACCCGCCGTGCCCGCCTACGTGACCGCGTACCGATGCCCGCCCCCCGTCACGCGGCGATCGGGGGTGGAGCCGTGCTGCTCCTCGTCGGCGCCGGCGTCACCGCACGCTGGCTGTGGGACCGCCGCCAGCCCTCGCGACCTGCAAGGGCTCCGGCGACGGGGTCCCTCAGACCGAACGAACCTTCTTGGTGGCGACAGTTGCCAGGGCGACGAGGGCGATGA
- a CDS encoding CpaF family protein — protein MRPDLAGGAAALDERVHRRLLAAEGDGPLDDAVLTELVRLEDPLLDAASVAGVVARMRARMLGAGPIEPLLADPAITDVLVNGPGWVWVERAGRLVRTGIALDAAAIDLLVERVVSRLGLRADRSTPIVDARLPDGSRVHVVLPPLAVDGPYVTIRRFAVSALPLSRFCGPSVESLLVDAVVGGWNLVVCGGTGAGKTTLLNALCQHLPAGERVVTVEDAAELRLPGDQVVRLEARPATPDGLPAVAVRDLLRAALRMRPDRLVVGEVRGGEAVDLLQALNTGHDGSLSTCHANSPVDALRRLETMSLMGGLDLPLPAIREQLSSALDLVVHVARRPDGSRHVVSIDEVTPDPESPVRTRPLSLSDHVIATPSRPPRHVEPTP, from the coding sequence ATGCGGCCTGATCTGGCGGGCGGGGCCGCGGCGCTCGACGAACGGGTGCACCGGCGGCTGCTCGCCGCCGAGGGCGACGGGCCGCTCGACGACGCAGTGCTCACGGAGCTCGTGCGCCTCGAGGATCCGCTGCTCGACGCCGCCTCGGTGGCCGGCGTCGTGGCCCGGATGCGGGCCCGGATGCTCGGCGCCGGGCCGATCGAGCCGCTGCTGGCCGACCCGGCGATCACCGACGTGCTCGTCAACGGGCCCGGCTGGGTGTGGGTCGAGCGGGCGGGGCGGCTGGTGCGCACCGGGATCGCGCTCGACGCCGCGGCGATCGACCTGCTGGTCGAACGGGTGGTGTCGCGGCTCGGGCTCCGGGCCGACCGCTCCACGCCCATCGTCGACGCCCGGCTGCCCGACGGCTCCCGGGTGCACGTGGTGCTGCCGCCGTTGGCGGTCGACGGGCCCTACGTCACCATCCGGCGCTTCGCCGTCTCTGCGCTGCCCCTGTCCCGGTTCTGCGGCCCGTCGGTGGAGTCGTTGCTGGTCGACGCGGTGGTAGGCGGGTGGAACCTGGTGGTGTGCGGCGGCACGGGCGCCGGCAAGACCACGTTGCTCAACGCCCTGTGCCAGCACCTGCCGGCGGGCGAGCGGGTCGTCACCGTCGAGGACGCGGCCGAGCTGCGGCTGCCGGGCGACCAGGTGGTGCGGCTGGAGGCCCGGCCGGCCACGCCCGACGGCCTGCCCGCGGTCGCCGTGCGCGACCTGCTGCGGGCGGCGTTGCGGATGCGCCCCGACCGTCTGGTCGTCGGCGAGGTCCGTGGCGGCGAGGCCGTCGACCTCCTGCAGGCGCTCAACACGGGCCACGACGGCTCGCTGTCGACGTGCCACGCCAACAGTCCGGTCGACGCGCTGCGGCGGCTGGAGACCATGAGCCTGATGGGCGGCCTCGACCTCCCGCTGCCGGCGATCCGCGAGCAGCTGTCCAGCGCCCTCGACCTGGTCGTCCACGTCGCCCGCCGCCCCGACGGCTCCCGCCACGTCGTCTCCATCGACGAGGTCACCCCCGACCCCGAGTCCCCGGTCCGCACCCGACCCCTCTCACTGTCCGACCACGTGATCGCCACCCCTTCCCGCCCACCCCGCCACGTCGAGCCGACACCATGA
- a CDS encoding DEAD/DEAH box helicase, producing the protein MSAVEVTQATDTPPQLGLADAPSLVFSRTLPARRPRFGELSRPLSPDVAERIDVPGLWTHQAQAIDLLRAGRSVVVATGTASGKSLCYQVPIAEAAQTPVRPGTSLLVFPTKALAHDQLRALTQRGFPGVLAGAYDGDACNEERTWIRKQATVVLTNPEMLHSGMLPHHDRWAAFLSRLRYVVVDELHIFRGIFGSHVAHVLRRLRRLARHYGADPTFVCCSATIGEPARLAGALCGVPLETIVDDGSPQAEKLVAIWNPQNASAGASRRHPSSHDATAAVMSELVRSGQRTIAFCRSRRATELVAADVRRRLPRESRDRVKPYRGGFLADQRREVEEELFSGRLDGVVATSALELGIDVAGLDAVVLDGFPGTVASFWQQAGRAGRDNQRASAAVLVAGDDQLDQWFASHPAELLTRPPEPAIVNLENPIVADVHLRCAAHELPLTLEDERYWPGLLDESVRRLVLDDQVVVRRRSRGRGPQALYAARGWPAHGVSLRASGHEIRIRTEDDDPVGTVNRERACEQVHPGAIYLHAGRTWRVVDLDLDERQAVVVPDDGSTYTVARTAVAVRVLGCDDRRFVGDAGGGPRLEVGLGWVEVHSQVTGYQRKQVGSGAVVGSEKLDLPASTLRTRAFWYIVGDELISRASVAPAAVPGALHAAEHAGIGVLPLFAICDRWDVGGVSTAHQADLGSAAIVIYDGYEGGAGVADLGYEAADRHIATTHDVITACPCTQGCPSCVQSPKCGNGNDPLDKAAAASLLAVALGR; encoded by the coding sequence GTGTCGGCGGTCGAGGTCACCCAGGCGACGGACACGCCGCCCCAGCTCGGGCTGGCCGACGCGCCGTCGCTGGTGTTCTCCCGCACGCTGCCGGCCCGTCGACCGCGGTTCGGCGAGCTGAGCCGGCCGCTGTCGCCCGACGTCGCAGAGCGCATCGACGTGCCCGGCCTGTGGACGCATCAGGCGCAGGCGATCGACCTGCTGCGGGCGGGCCGCTCGGTGGTGGTGGCGACCGGGACGGCATCGGGCAAGTCGCTCTGCTACCAGGTGCCGATCGCCGAGGCCGCGCAGACCCCGGTCCGGCCGGGCACCTCGCTGCTGGTGTTCCCCACCAAGGCCCTGGCCCACGACCAGCTGCGGGCGCTGACGCAGCGGGGGTTCCCGGGCGTGCTGGCCGGCGCCTACGACGGCGACGCCTGCAACGAGGAGCGGACGTGGATCCGCAAGCAGGCCACGGTGGTGCTCACCAACCCCGAGATGCTGCACAGCGGGATGCTCCCGCACCACGACCGGTGGGCCGCGTTCCTGAGCCGGCTGCGCTACGTGGTGGTCGACGAGCTGCACATCTTCCGGGGGATCTTCGGGAGCCACGTGGCCCACGTGCTGCGACGGCTGCGACGGCTGGCCCGCCACTACGGCGCCGACCCGACGTTCGTGTGCTGCTCGGCCACCATCGGCGAGCCCGCCCGGCTGGCGGGCGCCCTCTGCGGGGTGCCGCTGGAGACGATCGTCGACGACGGATCGCCCCAGGCCGAGAAGCTGGTGGCCATCTGGAACCCCCAGAACGCCTCGGCCGGTGCGAGCCGTCGCCATCCGTCGAGCCACGACGCCACCGCCGCCGTGATGTCGGAGCTGGTGCGCTCGGGCCAGCGCACCATCGCCTTCTGCCGCAGCCGGCGGGCCACGGAGCTGGTGGCCGCCGACGTGCGGCGTCGCCTGCCCCGTGAGTCGCGTGACCGCGTGAAGCCCTACCGCGGCGGCTTCCTGGCCGACCAGCGCCGCGAGGTGGAGGAGGAGCTGTTCTCCGGGCGGCTCGACGGCGTGGTGGCCACCAGTGCCCTGGAGCTCGGCATCGACGTGGCCGGCCTCGACGCCGTGGTGCTCGACGGCTTCCCCGGCACCGTGGCGTCGTTCTGGCAGCAGGCCGGGCGGGCGGGGCGCGACAACCAGCGGGCCTCGGCCGCGGTGCTCGTGGCCGGCGACGACCAGCTCGACCAGTGGTTCGCCTCCCATCCGGCCGAGCTGCTCACCCGGCCGCCCGAACCGGCCATCGTCAACCTCGAGAACCCGATCGTCGCCGACGTCCACCTCCGCTGCGCCGCCCACGAGCTGCCGCTGACCCTCGAGGACGAGCGCTACTGGCCCGGGCTGCTCGACGAGTCGGTGCGGCGGCTGGTGCTCGACGACCAGGTGGTGGTGCGGCGCCGCTCCCGGGGGCGGGGGCCGCAGGCCCTCTACGCCGCCCGGGGCTGGCCCGCCCACGGCGTGAGCCTGCGGGCCAGCGGCCACGAGATCCGCATCCGGACCGAGGACGACGACCCGGTCGGCACCGTCAACCGCGAGCGGGCCTGCGAGCAGGTGCACCCGGGTGCGATCTACCTCCACGCCGGGCGCACCTGGCGGGTGGTCGATCTCGACCTCGACGAGCGGCAGGCCGTCGTCGTGCCCGACGACGGGTCGACCTACACGGTGGCCCGCACCGCCGTCGCCGTGCGGGTGCTCGGCTGCGACGACCGGCGCTTCGTGGGCGACGCCGGGGGCGGGCCCCGCCTCGAGGTGGGCCTGGGCTGGGTGGAGGTCCACTCGCAGGTGACCGGCTACCAGCGCAAGCAGGTGGGCTCGGGGGCGGTGGTCGGGTCGGAGAAGCTCGACCTGCCGGCTTCGACCCTGCGGACCCGGGCCTTCTGGTACATCGTGGGCGACGAGCTGATCTCGCGGGCGTCGGTCGCCCCGGCCGCCGTGCCGGGGGCGCTGCACGCCGCCGAGCACGCCGGCATCGGGGTGCTGCCGCTGTTCGCCATCTGCGACCGCTGGGACGTCGGCGGCGTGTCGACCGCCCACCAGGCGGACCTGGGCAGCGCCGCCATCGTGATCTACGACGGCTACGAGGGCGGCGCCGGCGTGGCCGACCTCGGCTACGAGGCCGCCGACCGCCACATCGCCACCACCCACGACGTGATCACGGCCTGCCCGTGCACCCAGGGCTGCCCGTCGTGCGTGCAGTCGCCCAAGTGTGGCAACGGCAACGACCCACTCGACAAGGCGGCCGCCGCGTCGCTCCTGGCGGTGGCCCTCGGCCGCTGA
- a CDS encoding putative quinol monooxygenase, translating to MSDTIIVTGFLKVDPAKHDEAAAAALELMRATHVEEGNEGYTFSADLETPGVFHIAEQWASQDALDAHMAAPHMATFLAAVSGLGLAGGGATKWEGGTPSKLM from the coding sequence ATGTCCGACACCATCATCGTCACGGGGTTCCTGAAGGTCGATCCGGCGAAGCACGACGAGGCCGCCGCTGCGGCGCTCGAGCTGATGCGGGCGACCCACGTCGAGGAGGGCAACGAGGGCTACACCTTCTCTGCCGACCTGGAGACGCCCGGCGTCTTCCACATCGCCGAGCAGTGGGCCTCGCAGGACGCTCTCGACGCCCACATGGCCGCTCCGCACATGGCCACGTTCCTCGCCGCGGTCAGCGGCCTCGGCCTCGCCGGCGGCGGCGCCACCAAGTGGGAGGGCGGCACCCCGTCGAAGCTCATGTGA
- a CDS encoding type II secretion system F family protein produces MTSLPLTRRRARRRVAGLVAEAPTEAAWRLPVSSGAAAGIAVGSVAVGLLVSPLLAVALVVCLVWWWRRRQAVLRTARQLQLPESLERMAGALRTGSSVTQALAEAARTVEAPLGRELGAMAQATSRGRPLAEVVDEWAAAHAERSTRLVATALVLAATVGVAPARALDGVAATLRERLELAGERRSLATQARASAVVLSISPVAFAVLLSTSDPAIADFLVGSSAGWLCLTVGLTLDLAGALWMTRLTKAAIR; encoded by the coding sequence ATGACCTCGCTTCCGCTCACCCGTCGCCGGGCCCGCCGTCGAGTCGCCGGCCTCGTCGCCGAGGCGCCGACCGAGGCGGCATGGCGGCTGCCGGTCTCGTCGGGCGCGGCGGCGGGGATCGCCGTGGGGTCGGTAGCCGTCGGGCTGCTGGTCTCGCCCTTGCTGGCGGTGGCCCTGGTGGTGTGCCTCGTGTGGTGGTGGCGGCGACGTCAGGCGGTGCTGCGGACCGCTCGGCAGCTCCAGCTGCCCGAGTCGCTGGAGCGGATGGCGGGCGCTCTGCGGACGGGCTCGTCGGTGACCCAGGCGCTCGCCGAGGCGGCCCGGACGGTGGAGGCGCCGCTCGGCCGGGAGCTCGGCGCCATGGCGCAGGCGACCAGCCGCGGCCGCCCGCTGGCCGAGGTCGTCGACGAGTGGGCCGCCGCCCACGCCGAGCGGAGCACCCGCCTGGTGGCGACGGCGCTCGTCCTTGCCGCCACCGTGGGTGTCGCCCCGGCCCGAGCCCTCGACGGCGTGGCGGCGACGCTGCGGGAGCGCCTGGAGCTCGCCGGTGAGCGTCGTTCCCTGGCCACCCAGGCCCGGGCCAGCGCCGTGGTCCTCTCGATCTCCCCGGTCGCCTTCGCGGTGCTCCTCAGCACCTCCGACCCCGCCATCGCCGACTTCCTCGTCGGTTCCTCGGCCGGCTGGCTCTGCCTCACCGTCGGCCTCACCCTCGACCTTGCCGGCGCCCTCTGGATGACCCGCCTCACGAAGGCCGCCATCCGATGA
- a CDS encoding STAS domain-containing protein: MQLRADVSSLDGWTVVSLFGELDVASAPNLREQLIQLVSQGSHLLVLDLEGLDFLDSTGLGAIISALKRARTNGGDLRLVCTQARIRRLFEITALDKAFPLFASLDAAVRA; the protein is encoded by the coding sequence ATGCAGCTCCGTGCCGATGTCTCGTCGCTCGACGGTTGGACCGTCGTCAGCCTCTTTGGTGAGTTGGACGTGGCCAGCGCGCCCAACCTGCGGGAGCAGCTCATCCAGCTCGTCTCGCAAGGTTCGCACCTGCTGGTCCTCGACCTCGAAGGGCTCGACTTCCTCGACTCCACGGGGCTCGGCGCCATCATCAGCGCCCTCAAGCGGGCGCGCACGAACGGCGGCGACCTGCGCCTGGTCTGCACCCAGGCCCGCATCCGCCGCCTGTTCGAGATCACCGCACTCGACAAGGCGTTCCCGCTGTTCGCTTCGCTCGACGCCGCCGTCAGGGCGTGA
- the nhaA gene encoding Na+/H+ antiporter NhaA — protein sequence MTDKPTWIDSDRPIARLVAQPLARFLHVEAAGGILLLGATVVALVWANSPWQSSYVDLWSTEAVVRIGSAEVAENLQHWVNDGLMAVFFFVVGLEIKRELVTGDLSEPRDAMLPAFAALGGMVVPATIFLAVNAGGDGAGRDGWGIPMATDIAFAVGVLALLGDRVPAPAKLLLLALAIVDDIGAILVIAVFYTDELALGWLAAAIVGLVVVTQMRRLRVWYPPLYLVAGVLVWWFTFQSGVHATIAGVALGLVTPARPLLPAFQADQIADRLSADTEVSADEVREVSFELRESVSVAERLGDALHPWSSYLIVPIFALANAGIPLSWDALGDAAGSALTTGVVVGLVVGKPLGIVAATLLTVRLGLGRLPDGLGWRHVWGIGALAGIGFTVSLFVSGLAFDAATQRNQAALGVLAASAVSALTGTVLLLRTPASPPEPASDPKS from the coding sequence GTGACGGACAAGCCGACGTGGATCGACAGCGACCGCCCGATCGCCCGTCTCGTCGCGCAGCCGCTCGCCCGCTTCCTCCACGTCGAGGCGGCCGGCGGCATCCTGCTGCTGGGCGCCACCGTCGTCGCCCTCGTGTGGGCCAACTCGCCGTGGCAGAGCTCGTACGTCGACCTGTGGTCGACCGAGGCCGTGGTGCGGATCGGCTCCGCCGAGGTGGCCGAGAACCTGCAGCACTGGGTGAACGACGGCCTGATGGCGGTGTTCTTCTTCGTCGTCGGCCTGGAGATCAAGCGTGAGCTGGTCACCGGCGACCTGAGCGAGCCGCGCGACGCCATGCTGCCGGCCTTCGCCGCCCTCGGCGGGATGGTGGTGCCGGCCACGATCTTCCTGGCCGTCAACGCCGGTGGCGACGGCGCCGGCCGCGACGGCTGGGGCATCCCCATGGCGACCGACATCGCCTTCGCCGTCGGGGTGCTGGCGCTGCTCGGCGACCGCGTCCCGGCACCGGCGAAGCTGCTGCTCTTGGCGCTGGCCATCGTCGACGACATCGGCGCCATCCTCGTGATCGCCGTCTTCTACACCGACGAGCTGGCCCTCGGCTGGCTGGCGGCGGCGATCGTGGGCCTGGTCGTGGTCACCCAGATGCGGCGGCTGCGGGTCTGGTACCCGCCCCTCTACCTGGTGGCCGGCGTGCTGGTCTGGTGGTTCACGTTCCAGTCGGGCGTGCACGCCACGATCGCCGGCGTCGCCCTGGGCCTGGTCACACCGGCCCGACCCCTGCTGCCGGCGTTCCAGGCCGACCAGATCGCCGACCGCCTCTCGGCCGACACGGAGGTCTCCGCCGACGAGGTGCGGGAGGTGTCGTTCGAGCTGCGGGAGTCGGTCTCGGTCGCCGAGCGACTGGGCGACGCCCTGCACCCGTGGAGCAGCTACCTGATCGTCCCGATCTTCGCCCTGGCCAACGCCGGCATCCCGCTGTCGTGGGACGCGCTGGGCGACGCCGCGGGCTCCGCGCTCACGACGGGCGTGGTCGTCGGGCTCGTGGTCGGCAAGCCGCTCGGCATCGTGGCCGCGACGCTGCTGACGGTCCGCCTCGGACTTGGCCGCCTACCCGACGGCCTCGGTTGGCGGCACGTGTGGGGGATCGGCGCCCTCGCCGGCATCGGCTTCACGGTGTCGCTGTTCGTCAGCGGCCTCGCCTTCGATGCCGCCACCCAGCGCAACCAGGCCGCCCTCGGCGTGCTCGCCGCCTCCGCCGTGTCCGCCCTCACCGGCACCGTGCTGCTCCTCCGAACCCCGGCCTCGCCCCCGGAACCGGCCTCCGACCCGAAGTCGTGA
- a CDS encoding ATP-binding protein, translating into MAVVELEIPARPAYLSLVRLVVDAAVSSLAPNLGGARLDDLKLAVTEACSNAIEAHQSAWTDEPVVVRCELDDGTVTVEVADRGGGFDPADLAGLPEATDPLRLRHESGLGIPLMRTLADELVFEQATNGTTVRLTVYRAGSVPGG; encoded by the coding sequence GTGGCCGTCGTCGAGCTGGAGATCCCAGCCCGGCCGGCTTACCTCTCGCTGGTCCGTCTCGTGGTCGACGCGGCGGTCAGCTCCCTCGCCCCCAACCTGGGCGGCGCCCGTCTCGACGACCTCAAGCTGGCGGTCACCGAGGCCTGTTCGAACGCCATCGAGGCCCACCAGTCGGCGTGGACCGACGAGCCCGTGGTCGTGCGCTGCGAGCTGGACGACGGCACCGTGACCGTCGAGGTCGCCGACCGCGGCGGTGGCTTCGACCCGGCCGACCTCGCCGGCCTCCCCGAAGCGACCGACCCGCTGCGCCTGCGCCACGAGAGCGGCCTCGGCATCCCGCTGATGCGCACCCTCGCCGACGAGCTGGTCTTCGAGCAGGCCACGAATGGGACCACCGTGCGCCTCACCGTCTACCGTGCCGGCAGTGTTCCCGGTGGTTGA
- a CDS encoding TadE/TadG family type IV pilus assembly protein: protein MPSGPDRGQSTVEFALVLPVLVVTLVGLVHLGLLARDQVLVAHAAREGVRAAAVDPDPRAAERAAEAAGPLDAARLRVETRNRGGPGSRVTVVVTYLAVNRIPLLRTIIDDRKLRAEATMRVER from the coding sequence ATGCCTTCCGGCCCCGACCGCGGCCAGTCGACCGTCGAGTTCGCCCTGGTGCTCCCCGTCCTCGTGGTCACCCTGGTCGGGCTCGTCCATCTCGGCCTGCTGGCCCGCGACCAGGTCCTGGTCGCCCATGCCGCCCGGGAGGGCGTGCGAGCCGCCGCCGTCGACCCCGACCCACGGGCCGCCGAACGGGCCGCCGAGGCCGCGGGCCCGCTCGACGCCGCCCGTCTCCGCGTCGAGACCCGCAACCGGGGCGGGCCGGGCAGCCGGGTGACCGTCGTGGTCACCTACCTCGCCGTCAACCGCATCCCGCTGCTGCGGACGATCATCGACGACCGGAAGCTCCGGGCCGAGGCGACCATGCGAGTCGAACGATGA